The sequence AAGCCGACGAACTGTTGGAGCGAGACGGTCGGCACTGGGTCAACGGCGGCTGACTGCGGTGGCTGGGGAGTTCTGGCGGGAAAAACCCTTGGCCGCGCTGACCCCGCAGGAGTGGGAGGCGCTCTGCGACGGCTGCGGCCGCTGCACCATCTACCCGGAGCGCAGCGCACAGGTTCCGGACTGCCTGCAGCTGCACGCCAGCTTCACCCAGTTCCACTGGCTTCCCCAGACGTGCGCCTACCGCCTAAGGGCCCAGGGCGCCCCCTTGCCGGCCTGGCATCCGCTGGTTTCGGGCCGCGCCGACTCGGTCCGGGCCGCGGGCCGGGTGATCGGCGCCTATGCCGTGTCGGAGGCGGAGGTGGAGGACCTGGAAGGCCACTTGATCGATGACGCCCGCTTGGAGGGCCGCTTTCGGCGCCGCTGATGGCCCAGGGTTCCATCCCTCCCAAGGCAACTGCCCGGGATTCGCCCAGCGACGTCGGAAAGTTTGCTATGCTCTCGCCTGATCGAGCTCGCCGTGGCGGGCTCCGCGCCGACCCGGGGCAAGCCCATGACTGAAGAAGACTCTGAACTGTTCCGGAAAGAACTCGCCGACGTCCAGCCACTGGCCCCGGGGGGGCGTATCCCCGCCACCGAGCGCCGGCCCCCGACCCCGGGGCAGTTGTATCGGCGGGAGGCGGCACAACGGGGCCAGGCTGGCGACGAGAACCGGCTCCCCACCGTGTTCGTCCAGCCCGTACACCCTGAAGCGATCCTCAGCTTCAAGCGGGCAGGCATTCAAAACGGCGTGTTCCGCCGCCTGCAACGGGGCGAATACGCCATCGAAGCCATGCTCGACCTGCACGGTCTGACGGTGGAGCAGGCCCGTCACGAGGTCTACCGGTTCATCGGCGATTGCCTCCGTTACGACGTGCGGCTGGCCTTGATCAGCCACGGCAAGGGCCGCGGCAACAAGGATGGCCGTCCGCTGCTGAAGAGCTTTCTGGCCCGCTGGCTCCCCATGTTTCCCGAAGTCATGGCCTTCCACAGCGCGCAGCGCTGGCACGGCGGTACCGGCGCGGTGTATCTGATGTTGCGCAAGAGCGCGGCCCAGAAGGAACAAACCCGCCGGCGCCTGGGCCTATCGTCCGGAAAGCCGGAGCCGTGACCGCGCCCTCCCGCGGCGATGGTCCGCGACGGGCGGAACGCGCCGCCGCCCAGTTCACCGAAGCCGCCCTGGTCGCCGTCACCCCGCTCGGGCGGGGGCACATCAACGACACCTTCCTGGTCGCCACCGAAACGGGCCGCTTCGTGCTCCAGCGCCTCAACCGGGGCGTGTTTCCCGACCCCGTCGCCATCATGGCCAACGTCCGCATCCTCTGCGACCATTGGCGGGGCCACTCCCGCGCCGACCTGTTGCGCTTGCCCCAGCTCATCCGGACCTTGGCGGGCGAGGACTATCACCGGGACGAGGAGGAAGGCTTTTGGCGCGCCCTGAGCTACCTGGACGGCTCCCGTACCCTCGACCGCCTGGCCGACCGCCCCCAGGCGGAACAGGTAGGCGCCGCCCTCGGCCGCTTCCACGCGCTGGTCGCCGACCTCGATCCCGGGCACCTTTACCCTGCCTTGCCGGGCTTCCATATCGCCCCCCAGTACCTCGCCCAGCTGGACGCCCTGTTGGCGCACCGGGGTCCCGTGCCGGAGTCGGCAGAACTGCGAGCCGCCCTGGAATTCGTCGAGGCTCGCCGCCCTGCCATCGAGGTGCTGGAACAGGCCAAACAACAGGGCCAGTTGCAGGCGCGGGTGATCCACGGCGATCCCAAGCTGGACAACGTGCTGTTCGATGGCGCCGGCCGGCGGGCCCTGGGGATGATCGATCTGGATACCGTGCAGCCGGGGTTAATCCTTTACGATCTCGGCGATTGTCTGCGCTCCTGCTGCAACCCTCGAGGCGAAACGCCGGCGGATGGGGCTGTCCGCTTCGATGCCGACCTGTGCGAGGCGATCCTGCGCG is a genomic window of Candidatus Methylocalor cossyra containing:
- a CDS encoding phosphotransferase enzyme family protein, producing MTAPSRGDGPRRAERAAAQFTEAALVAVTPLGRGHINDTFLVATETGRFVLQRLNRGVFPDPVAIMANVRILCDHWRGHSRADLLRLPQLIRTLAGEDYHRDEEEGFWRALSYLDGSRTLDRLADRPQAEQVGAALGRFHALVADLDPGHLYPALPGFHIAPQYLAQLDALLAHRGPVPESAELRAALEFVEARRPAIEVLEQAKQQGQLQARVIHGDPKLDNVLFDGAGRRALGMIDLDTVQPGLILYDLGDCLRSCCNPRGETPADGAVRFDADLCEAILRGYLAEARGLLSAADVAYLYDAIRLLPLELGLRFLADHLAGDRYFKVSFRGQNLHRAQVQFQLTFSVERQERRLRRLLDGLA
- a CDS encoding YcgN family cysteine cluster protein, with amino-acid sequence MTAVAGEFWREKPLAALTPQEWEALCDGCGRCTIYPERSAQVPDCLQLHASFTQFHWLPQTCAYRLRAQGAPLPAWHPLVSGRADSVRAAGRVIGAYAVSEAEVEDLEGHLIDDARLEGRFRRR
- the smrA gene encoding DNA endonuclease SmrA encodes the protein MTEEDSELFRKELADVQPLAPGGRIPATERRPPTPGQLYRREAAQRGQAGDENRLPTVFVQPVHPEAILSFKRAGIQNGVFRRLQRGEYAIEAMLDLHGLTVEQARHEVYRFIGDCLRYDVRLALISHGKGRGNKDGRPLLKSFLARWLPMFPEVMAFHSAQRWHGGTGAVYLMLRKSAAQKEQTRRRLGLSSGKPEP